From one Butyricimonas faecihominis genomic stretch:
- a CDS encoding RNA polymerase sigma factor, which produces MELTNNLSEKALYDYKVVKRAITGDEQAYAELFKRYKDSVYFMILKMVNNRTDAEDLMFEAFEKAFTSLNYYSPQFAFSTWLFKIASNNTIDFIRKKKAKIVSLDKDDINPDDRGYINSVPADVLNPEEETIRKQRAEFMREKVAMLKGRYRKLIELRYFEEYSYEEIAQELAIPLGTVKAQLFRARELLLNILQNSEIARENERV; this is translated from the coding sequence ATGGAGTTAACAAACAACTTGTCAGAGAAAGCTCTTTATGATTATAAGGTCGTGAAGAGGGCAATAACGGGAGATGAACAGGCTTATGCCGAGTTATTTAAGAGGTATAAGGATTCAGTATATTTTATGATACTGAAGATGGTGAATAACAGAACTGATGCGGAAGATTTAATGTTCGAGGCTTTCGAGAAAGCTTTCACGAGTTTGAATTACTATTCGCCTCAGTTTGCGTTTAGTACGTGGTTATTCAAAATTGCCTCTAATAACACGATTGATTTTATTCGGAAGAAAAAAGCCAAAATTGTTTCTTTGGATAAGGATGATATAAACCCTGATGATCGCGGGTATATCAATAGTGTACCGGCAGACGTGTTGAATCCGGAAGAGGAGACGATCCGTAAGCAGCGAGCTGAATTTATGCGGGAAAAAGTTGCCATGTTGAAAGGGCGTTACCGTAAATTGATAGAATTACGTTATTTTGAAGAGTATTCTTATGAAGAAATTGCTCAAGAGCTGGCCATTCCGTTAGGAACCGTGAAAGCTCAATTATTCCGTGCGAGAGAATTGCTATTGAATATTTTGCAGAATAGTGAAATCGCTCGGGAAAATGAAAGAGTTTAG